Genomic segment of Arachis hypogaea cultivar Tifrunner chromosome 11, arahy.Tifrunner.gnm2.J5K5, whole genome shotgun sequence:
cttgaatcataaaaggaattggggattgggattgcagaatttgaaCAAGAAACAAGTAAATGGCATTAAACATAAGAGAGAAAATTGAAgtgcagtgaagtagatcttaacagaaaagtaaaatgacttgagaatttaaagaactagaaagcagtgcttaagttgcagcaaatcaaaaggggttgagatctcaggagtggaagagactagataacaagtctagatctcaaatccttccttgatccaacaagagcaattgcaaaagaagtaaagaaaagtaaCTTGCAGAAACAAAGTAAATGAAGAAGCACTAAACAGTAAtccaaattcaattatgcagaaagaaaataaacaaggatctcaaggtgagattgaaacagaatttcttcaattctccactcaaaatccaaagcaagaaaataaaagagagttCAAGCAAGAACAGggaagaagagaattcaattctctttcCCAATTCTCCAAGAACAGAAAAATTGCAGAAGCAAAAGCTCAAAATCAAAATGCAGgtaaaaaagaaaattcaaaatgaagtctcccaaaaagtcctaattacatcaaactaactcctatttatacactttccattcttggatattggaatttggatggacttttaatttggtgaagaattgaattaaattggaattttAAATCTCAATTTCAGCCCAAATGCATCTCCCAGGggagtgctcagctcacaaagtgagctgagctttgacaCTTAGTGTGAGGAATGGTAGCGTGCTTGTTGCTGGGTGCATCAGGggagagctcagctcactttgtgagctgagcgctAGTGCTAATGTGTGTGCGTTGTGTGCTGCCCAGGGACTGTGTCTTGTTGCGCGCTCCCCATCCCTTGGCCGTGTCATGCGTGCCTCATTGCTCCAAGGGGtagcgctcagctcactttgtgagctgagctttggtgtATCCAAGGaagggtccttggttcgaaacccatgggaagcATGCGCTACCCCTTTTCTtggttgccttgcttccttgctttCTCAAGGTGTGGGGTTCGAACCCTGGCGAGTGCATTTGgccaatttttggcttattttccatGTGAGTAGCGCCTCCACCCTTTccccttggtcatgggttcaagtcttggagcatgcatttggaaatcATTTTTCTTAAATTTCTCCTCTAGcgctctcgataatgctcactttgtgagctgagcttggttcctcatttccttatttcttggccttgtgttgtgctcagctcacaaagtgagctgagctttgtgcctttGTCCCTTGGAGGTGAGTGTAGCGCTCTCTTAGTGCTTGGTGCTCCTGGAATGAGTTCCATGGTTTGTTGCACCACACTTTCTCCTTTGTTGGCCACACTTTCTATTCCTTGAACCACGCTTCTTAGGTCAcgctattcttcttttcttcttttcttcacctacaattaatcaaaacaaccaatcaaagaatcaccaaattcacaaggtttacaaATCATAGAAATGCAATTAAATTtggcctaaacctcatgatttagtatcaattatatggtggttgtttgattaagAGAAGTTATgcaattccattccaaattacttacttagagtacaagaaagtgtataaaaccaaaTGAAAATGAAGGAAAAGACTATTAAaaagggtatatgatgacttgtcatcacaacaccaaacttaaaacttgcttgtccccaagcaagcatcaaacataagagaagatagaatgaaatagataaGTGTATATGTTCTTATTAGGCAGATAGTTGAACTTGGTCTATGGGGCTTTATGCAGATCAAaggtagctcatttattacttgctgtcaaaacaaacaatgtTCCTCTaagggttcaccaaggttgctgctatAACTTTTCACTTTTTGCTCatttcccttgttagcttttctttttcttttgctttacaGAGCTTATTTCTTATTACaagcttggtgtcaaatgttgcagtggcctttggcctaattttactcaacatttcttcaccacagacacatggctcacctttttcctcctaggatcattgatgcccaacatctctttggataactaaatgttttgtggctaggttgctctttattgtggactttcagttggcaatcccaaatcagttgttctaagttgccaagttttaaaatactccttagaacctacttgtccaagcatatcctagtacaaaaacaccacaggcatgtgtcctagggtccaagctattggtgtctagccttattgtttatttctttgccaacttttggcttttcttcttctttttctttctgttttggtttaCTTCCAAGGGATTTTCAATAATTGAGAGATCATAACAGCAAACTAGCTTAGGCTTCCAGTAACAAGTCATTTCACAACATTTATTCTATGAGCTatcaattaaatcaaacacatataccaccactaacttttattctcacttctgcaacattgaacaattacttttctaaatcaaacatctctcttttattcaaacagcaagggaaaacaaaacaaagtattcaagttgatggatgatgacaattattatgcagataacTTTCAAGCAAAATTTATGCAGATAGCTTTCTTCAACATGTACTTCCACTTGCAGCTAAATGATCATTATAGCCAGACATAAAGGACTCTGAATTAAATCATTACACAACAACAAGGATCAAGTataaatacaacctgttgggttgcagcttttcattcttccttctgtttgTTCCTTGTAAGTCATAATATAGATGTTCCCTGATTTGTTGGCTATTTTCCTGCATACTCCTCAAATGTTGCTTGCTTTTCAACTCCTTTAGGTATTCAGCTAATCTGCAAGACTTATTTGTGGGctcttgaacttactttggtgtgtgaacaccaaacttagttccttgccaatgcTTCTTATGcaacaaactttttttttttcaaaagcactAATAACTAGAAAACAACAGAATAATCAACTAGTTTATCTGAATGCTTGAAGCTAGCTTtgtgcaggaagtgagaatgtgttttatgatgggattttagtggaacaccaaacttagaatccttcattctctcttatattgttttggtgtgcaacacccaacttagcttcttgcaatacagataaagctaattgacctttttattaagatagctatgaaaagaaaactacctcaggttgggttgcctcccaacaagcgctcttttattgtcactagcttgacatcctctgtgTTTGGTCAGTTCAGATATTGAACttctttttccttgtcccattgcCCTCCTAAATAAGGCTTTGCTCTATGCCCATTTGCTGTGAAGTGACTCTGTGTAGCTTCATCTAGCAGCTCAAGACTTCCATAGGGAAAGACTTTTGTTACTAGATACGGCCCTGTCCATTTGGACTTTAGCTTGCCAGGGAAGATCTTGAGCCTTGAGTTGTACAgaagcacttgctgtcctggcttgaattctTTCTTTAAGATCTTCtggtcatgccacctcttagctctctCCTTGAATATCTTAgtattctcataagcttccagtctAAACTCATCCATCTCATTTAGTTGTAGCATCCTcttttctcctgctgcttgagaatcaaggttgaggagtctagtggcccaaaaagctttatgttcaagctccacagggaggtgacATGATTTTCCATATAATAACTGAAATGGGGACTTTCCAATGGgcgttttgaaagctgtcctgtatgcccaaagtgcatcttctaACTTCCTGGCCCAGTCTTTCCTTGTGCTTCCCACTgtcttttctagaattttcttcaattctctattttCTAgctcagcctggccattagtctggGGGTGGTATGGTGTGGATACTTtatgaattactccatatttgtgtaggagtttctccatctgtttgttgcaaaagtggctgccACCATCGCTGATAAGACCTTTGGgaactccatatctagtgaagaTATGTTTCTTGAGAAATTGAAGAACAATTTGCGCATCAcaagtggttgtggctatggcttccacccacttggagacATATTCTACTGCCACCAAGATGTATCTGAAAGAgtaggaagggggaaagggccccatgaaatcaacgCCCCACAAGTCAAATAGCTCTACCTCCAAGATGAaattctgaggcatctcatttctttttgtcaaccctccagctctttggcattcattgcattggtgaacaaattctctggcatccttgaagatgattggccaatagaaaccactttgtaatacctttgcagctgttctctctggtccaaaATGTCCACCGtatgctgaaccatgacaatgccacaatatgtttctcatttcattttcatgAACACACCTCCGAATCATTCTATCAGAACACCTCTTGAATAAAAaaggttcatcccataagaacctccttgcttcattgattaactttttcacttgttgcttagagaattcttgaggtatcttccttcctactttataatttgctatgtcagcaaaccaaggtgcttgttgaaCTTGGAacagatgctcatcagggaaattCTCATTTACTTGCTGTGGTTTATCTTGATGTGCGTCTTGTGGTACTCTTGACAAATGATCTGCCACTTGATTTTCACTTCCCTTCCTATCTCTtacttcaatatcaaactcttgtagtagcagcacccacctaatgagccttggctttgaatcctgtttagacatcaaatacttgagagcagcatggtcagtgtacactatAACTTTTGACCCAATCAAGTATTgcctaaatttatcaaatgcataaacaatTGCCAAAAGTTCTTTCTCAGTGGTTGTATAATTTTTCTGAGTTTCATTTAACACTTTGCtcgcataatatatgacatggtgcaacttatctttcttttgtcccagcacagcaccaatagcaatgtcacttgcatcacacataagttcaaaaggtaggttccaatcagggggtgtgatgattggtgctgtggtgagttttctttttaaggattcaaaggcatgcttacaattgtcatcaaagatgaaagggtTGTCAATCATCAGCAAATTActcaatggttttgctatttttgaaaaatctttgatgaaccttctgtagaagccagcatgcccaagaaaactcctCACTGCTTTTACATTAACGGGTATAGGAAGCttttcaataatttctattttagctttatcaacttctatacccttgCATGAcaccttatgcccaagaactatcccttcagtaaccatgaaatggcatttctcccagttcaagactaagttagtttcttggcatcttttcaaaacaagggtTAAATGATGCAAGCAGGTATTAAATGAAgtgccaaagacagaaaaatcatccatgaagatttctaaaaatttttcaaccatattagaaaaaatggaaagcatacacctctgaaatgtggctggggcattgcatagcccaaagggcatcctcctgtatgcaaaaacttcaaatggacatgtgaaggcagtcttctcttggtccttgggatccaccacgatttgattgtaCCCGGAGTATCCATCtaagaagcaataataggcatggccggccaatctttccagcatctggtcaatgaatggaagaggaaaatgatcttttcttgtggcctcGTTTAacctcctatagtctatgcacatcctccacccagtcactgttctagtcgggatcaactcattcttctcattggtgatgactgtcattcctcctttctttggtacgacttgaaccgggctcacccatgagcTGTCGGAGATGGGAAAGATTATTCCAGCATTCCATAACTTCATTACTTCTTTTTGAACTACCTCCTTCATAGCtgggttgagccttctttggggttgaactaCAGGTTTTGACTCTTCTTCCAACAAAATTTTATGCATACAGATGGCTGGGCTGATGCCTTTGATATCATCAATTGTCCAACCCAAGGCTGCTTTGTGAGCTTTCAATACTGCAATCAACCTTGTTTCTTCTTCCATATTCAAGGAAGCGTTGATGATCACGGGTAAAGTTTCTTCTTCTCCCAGGAACACATACTTGAGGTGATGGGAAAGGGGCTTCAACTCCTGTTTTGGCTTCTCTTTCTCCTTGTCTTCAATGGAgatttctgctgcttcttcttcctgtagCTCATGACAAGTGGTTTCTAACATTTCTTCTACCAGACTTTCTATCATATCCACCTTCATGTAGTTCTCTTGTTCGGggggtgttgcattgatttgaagacattAATGACCATGTGTTCATTATGCACcctgaaaatcatctctcccttctccacatcaataatggctctggCAGTGGCTAAAAACGgccttcccaagataattgaattatttctttcttcctctgtATCCAGAATTACAAAGTCTGcggggaaaataaactccccaaccttgaCTAACA
This window contains:
- the LOC140176150 gene encoding uncharacterized protein produces the protein MDEFRLEAYENTKIFKERAKRWHDQKILKKEFKPGQQVLLYNSRLKIFPGKLKSKWTGPYLVTKVFPYGSLELLDEATQSHFTANGHRAKPYLGGQWDKEKEVQYLN